A region from the bacterium genome encodes:
- a CDS encoding threonine synthase has protein sequence MNNNWQGIIAQYKDFLPVRDKTPIITLKEGNTPLIEAKNLSEAIGGNL, from the coding sequence ATGAATAATAACTGGCAGGGGATAATTGCCCAATATAAAGATTTTTTACCTGTGAGGGATAAAACCCCAATAATTACTTTAAAAGAAGGTAATACCCCTTTAATTGAGGCTAAAAATTTAAGTGAGGCAATTGGTGGAAATCTCA
- a CDS encoding four helix bundle protein, translating to MNEKLDDFRQLVVWQKSHHLVIRIYEITKNFPTEEKYGLVQQMCRAAVSIPANIAEGFKKQGIKNKLNAYNISQGSLEEIR from the coding sequence ATGAATGAGAAGTTAGATGATTTTAGACAACTTGTAGTATGGCAAAAAAGCCATCATTTAGTGATAAGAATATACGAAATAACCAAAAACTTCCCCACTGAAGAAAAATATGGATTGGTGCAACAGATGTGCAGAGCGGCTGTTTCTATTCCAGCAAATATTGCAGAAGGTTTTAAGAAACAAGGCATAAAGAATAAGTTAAATGCCTATAATATAAGCCAGGGATCTCTTGAAGAAATAAGGTAA
- a CDS encoding ORF6N domain-containing protein has product MNQLIPIERIETKIFVIRDQKVMLDRDLAELYEVKPIRLREQVKRNAKRFPVDFMFQLNKEEKEELIANCDRFKIMKHSPTNPYVFTEQGVAMLSSVLNSERAILVNIQIMRAFTRMRKILSSHEELRRKVEDMERKYDAQFGKYDTQFKIIFDAIKALMAPPPERTIKIGF; this is encoded by the coding sequence ATGAATCAGTTAATACCGATAGAAAGGATAGAGACTAAAATCTTTGTAATAAGAGACCAAAAGGTGATGTTGGATAGAGACCTGGCAGAACTTTATGAAGTAAAACCTATTAGGTTGAGAGAACAGGTAAAAAGGAATGCTAAACGCTTTCCTGTAGATTTTATGTTTCAGCTAAACAAGGAGGAAAAAGAGGAACTTATCGCAAATTGCGATAGGTTCAAAATCATGAAGCATTCGCCTACGAATCCCTATGTCTTTACAGAACAAGGCGTAGCTATGCTGTCATCTGTCCTTAACAGCGAAAGAGCTATCCTGGTCAATATCCAAATCATGCGAGCATTTACCAGGATGAGAAAAATATTAAGCTCCCATGAGGAATTGAGAAGAAAAGTTGAAGACATGGAGAGAAAGTATGATGCACAATTTGGAAAGTATGACACCCAATTTAAGATAATCTTTGATGCCATAAAAGCTCTAATGGCTCCACCACCAGAAAGAACCATAAAAATAGGATTCTGA
- a CDS encoding FapA family protein produces the protein MEQDLAYQYGIQDWEQELLGDEAIPGQLLAVKNPPAPGKPGLTVTGEELTPQLGEDIPLIPGKNTYLSEDKQRIYSAVSGKISWRGHRVDVEEELQIQGDVDEDVEFEGRVKISGNVGEKFKVHAGGDIIIGGLVQSAEIISGGSIEIGQEISKATITAEEDIKASAVKEATLEAKGNILIDGPILSSKVNGYRVICSGRRGIITGGTTSAKKEISAMAIGSEKSSVQTELKVGQGGRLSVQGILYPKVKMLLGRRSMIVKKPVKKTTYKIEMSGVTAITYEPPKIEPVEEITSENKPQIKTDFPSSVILAAFSVEEGKRRGAELLGFLHTEVGYKLLPTPYSKGILLRVFKANVIGPWSERWDELYGPPVDGSFSFDNRSDGLYITIIHHRGEGKQVTPQDILKKCEEDGFVNIEQEKVEEVCTKRTKEPVKIGPRQYIKGTVEVIIPEDESKASISIVPPKLGGMLMKIDEVMQALKGNGVVLTLVKKERIIEALNKAEFNVSIDVAEHQLPLPGKKAYFNYQLGVKDGVEIINDTAIPGQLLAVKSPATYGKPGMTIRGKEIPALSGEDFELTIGRNTFLSDNKLKLFASSFGRVVWTDNRADVEQIFDFQGDVDENIEFDGIINISGSLGNKFKVNASSDVNIGGGINDAEIICGGNVEVKQDIIIGNINAQGNIIARSAKNSTLETKGSIILEDGLTNCTIKADKIICKGRRGFIIGGTIQAQKEINAKAIGSDRVSTQTTITVAQGGKISSYGYIFPKVNMMLGRRSMLVKRALKRLTLNAGLSGITTTDYEEPKIEIAKKMPIIQVQDTTKTETAKPKLPPSVVIYASSLEEGKIKGAELLNISPTDLDGEMIPKEHSKLPVLRIFPKDLFGAWKKEWEEMYGPARDGSFTLENKPDGLYLHLTPHRGAGKAVKPEDILAEIKNQEFTGVDSSKVVEACKSKVKTTTKIGIMQLTKDFGGKVKVDIGDKGLKAFFTIIPPDRGALMLKKEDVLNALKEKGVVVGIKEEAIINALKNREFNKSILVAEAILPELGQKAQFTYQIGSTK, from the coding sequence ATGGAGCAAGACCTTGCCTATCAATATGGAATACAAGATTGGGAACAGGAATTATTAGGAGACGAAGCTATCCCTGGCCAACTCTTAGCTGTTAAAAATCCACCTGCTCCTGGCAAGCCTGGTTTGACTGTTACCGGGGAAGAATTGACACCACAATTGGGCGAGGATATCCCTCTTATCCCCGGGAAAAACACATATCTTTCTGAAGATAAACAACGAATTTACTCAGCTGTATCAGGGAAGATTAGTTGGAGAGGACACCGTGTCGATGTAGAAGAAGAACTGCAAATTCAAGGAGATGTAGATGAGGATGTTGAGTTTGAAGGTCGGGTAAAGATTAGCGGAAATGTTGGTGAAAAATTCAAGGTTCACGCCGGGGGTGACATTATTATTGGCGGTTTGGTGCAGTCAGCAGAAATTATCTCTGGCGGAAGCATTGAAATAGGTCAAGAGATTTCAAAAGCGACAATAACTGCTGAGGAAGATATTAAAGCCTCTGCGGTTAAAGAAGCCACCCTCGAGGCAAAAGGAAATATTCTCATTGACGGACCAATTCTTAGTAGTAAAGTAAATGGCTATCGAGTTATCTGTTCTGGACGAAGAGGAATAATCACCGGCGGAACAACTTCTGCCAAAAAAGAAATATCTGCAATGGCAATTGGAAGTGAAAAGTCATCTGTTCAAACAGAATTAAAGGTTGGTCAAGGAGGAAGACTTTCTGTTCAGGGAATTCTTTATCCCAAAGTAAAGATGCTGTTGGGAAGAAGAAGTATGATTGTTAAAAAACCCGTTAAAAAAACCACCTATAAAATAGAAATGAGTGGAGTAACCGCGATAACTTATGAACCGCCTAAAATCGAACCAGTCGAAGAGATAACTTCAGAAAATAAACCTCAGATAAAAACCGATTTCCCATCATCAGTAATTTTAGCCGCTTTCTCTGTAGAAGAAGGGAAAAGGCGGGGAGCAGAATTATTAGGATTTCTGCATACCGAAGTAGGCTACAAATTACTACCAACACCTTACTCAAAAGGTATTCTTCTGCGTGTATTTAAAGCCAATGTTATTGGTCCGTGGAGTGAGCGATGGGATGAATTATACGGACCACCGGTTGATGGTTCATTTTCTTTTGATAATCGCTCTGATGGACTTTATATCACCATTATCCATCATCGCGGGGAAGGAAAACAGGTTACCCCGCAAGATATTCTGAAGAAATGTGAGGAGGATGGATTTGTAAATATTGAGCAGGAAAAAGTAGAAGAGGTGTGCACAAAAAGAACAAAAGAACCGGTAAAAATAGGACCACGACAATATATTAAAGGTACAGTCGAGGTGATTATTCCTGAAGATGAAAGTAAAGCTTCAATTTCAATTGTTCCGCCCAAATTAGGCGGGATGTTAATGAAAATAGATGAGGTGATGCAGGCTTTAAAGGGAAACGGTGTTGTCCTGACACTGGTTAAAAAAGAACGAATTATTGAGGCATTGAATAAGGCAGAATTTAATGTCTCAATTGATGTCGCCGAACACCAATTGCCATTGCCAGGCAAAAAGGCATATTTTAATTACCAACTTGGAGTTAAGGATGGGGTGGAGATAATAAATGATACTGCTATTCCAGGTCAATTATTAGCCGTGAAGTCACCGGCAACTTATGGAAAACCCGGAATGACTATTCGAGGGAAAGAAATTCCAGCATTATCTGGAGAGGACTTTGAACTTACCATCGGTAGAAATACCTTTTTGTCTGACAATAAGTTAAAACTATTTGCCTCTTCTTTTGGCCGTGTTGTCTGGACTGATAATCGGGCAGATGTTGAACAAATATTTGATTTTCAAGGAGATGTAGATGAAAATATTGAATTTGACGGGATTATAAATATAAGTGGTTCACTGGGGAATAAATTTAAAGTTAATGCCTCAAGTGATGTTAATATTGGTGGTGGTATAAATGATGCCGAGATAATCTGTGGCGGAAATGTGGAGGTAAAACAGGATATTATTATCGGAAATATCAATGCTCAGGGAAATATTATTGCCAGGTCAGCTAAAAATTCTACATTAGAGACAAAAGGAAGTATCATTCTCGAAGATGGACTCACTAACTGTACCATCAAGGCGGATAAAATCATCTGTAAAGGCAGAAGAGGATTTATTATTGGCGGCACTATCCAGGCACAAAAAGAAATAAATGCTAAGGCTATCGGCAGTGACCGAGTCTCAACTCAAACAACGATTACGGTTGCTCAGGGCGGTAAAATAAGCAGTTATGGTTATATATTCCCTAAAGTGAATATGATGCTGGGAAGAAGAAGTATGCTGGTTAAACGAGCCCTTAAACGACTTACGCTTAATGCTGGCTTATCGGGAATAACTACCACAGACTATGAAGAACCTAAAATAGAGATTGCAAAAAAGATGCCTATTATCCAGGTTCAAGATACCACTAAAACCGAAACCGCTAAACCTAAATTACCACCATCTGTCGTTATTTACGCCTCTTCCCTGGAAGAAGGTAAAATAAAAGGAGCAGAATTATTAAATATCTCTCCGACAGATTTAGATGGGGAGATGATTCCAAAGGAACATTCTAAATTACCAGTATTACGAATTTTCCCAAAGGATTTATTTGGTGCATGGAAAAAGGAATGGGAAGAAATGTATGGCCCGGCAAGAGATGGTTCTTTTACCCTTGAAAATAAACCCGATGGTTTATATCTTCATCTTACACCGCATCGGGGGGCAGGTAAAGCGGTAAAACCAGAAGATATATTAGCCGAAATTAAAAACCAGGAATTTACTGGAGTGGATTCCTCTAAAGTTGTAGAGGCTTGCAAATCAAAGGTAAAAACCACAACCAAAATCGGTATAATGCAATTGACTAAAGATTTCGGCGGCAAGGTTAAAGTAGATATTGGGGATAAGGGACTTAAGGCATTTTTTACGATAATCCCTCCAGACAGGGGAGCATTAATGCTTAAAAAAGAAGATGTTCTGAATGCCTTAAAAGAAAAAGGTGTAGTGGTTGGCATAAAGGAAGAGGCAATTATAAATGCCTTAAAGAATAGAGAGTTTAACAAATCTATCCTTGTTGCCGAGGCAATTCTACCAGAATTGGGTCAAAAGGCACAATTTACATACCAAATCGGTTCTACGAAATAA